TTCGTGTTGCCATTTAATTTTGCTGTTCTTTATTAAATTGAGTTAGGTCATATTCCTTGTTTGGTAAGTCTTAGAAATCAATTGGAAAACACAACTAGACAAAGTTTTAAATATTTCGGGTATAAGCTCAACTCTCTACATTCCTACAGCTCTGTAACCCTCTCTGCTGGTTCCTTCCTTCTCACAGTCCCCAAGAAGGTGTCATGTGATTCTaggtgttgttgtttgttgttgtccaGTCGGCTCCACCTTATGGCgatcttatgtataatagaatgaaatgttgctcagtcctgagccatcttcttgATAGCTGGCACGTTTGAGTCAATTCTTTCAGCTATCttgtctatccatctcattgagggttaccCTCATTTTTTCTGACCCTCCACATTACCAAACATAATACccttttctaatgattggtctttcctgatgatgtgtccaaagtaaataagccaaagtctcaccatcttcatttctaaagagaattctggtcgtatttcttctaaggctgacttgtttgtttttctggcagtccacaatatattcaatattcttcatcactaccacaatttgaatgcagtGATCCTAGGTAGGtgagttttttacatctctgctgTTTGATATGCATCAGGGACAACGGAAAGCCGACAGATAATGCAACCGAGGTGCTGAGAGCCACAAACAATGCGAGAATAAGCAGAAAGCATTTCACTTCACAGATGGGCAAGTTTTCATTCCTTGCTAAGAATGGGAGTCCAAGAGTGGAGAAGGACAGGCCCAAAATGTTGCTTTTTGTGTGAAGAAAGACATCTTGCCCTCAGCTTGTCACAGGATTCCGATTTCTCTctattggaatcgactcaatggcaaagggtttggtttattttttgaaaactgcttccaaaaaaaaaaaaatcctttcagcTATTTCCCAAAACACCATTTTTGGGGAGGGGAAGGGCGGATTGTGAAAGACGTGAGTCATCTTAAAGGACAGAGATTCAGAAGCATTTCATTGTTGCAGTGTTCTAAACCCATGCATCTCATTTCTTCATCAAAATCCCATTTGCTGCTCTTACCTGGCAGGGAATATTGATGGTGAGGGTGAGAGGCGTAGGTGAGGAGAAAAGGGTCCTCCTGGGGTGAATGGTATGTGGTGGAAGGGAAGTAGCTGTTAAAATCCACATGTACCTTCTCTTCATAAAGATCACCCCCTGGATTTGGCCATAATGGGTGACAGCTAGTTTTGGCTGCAGGTGGTTCCACAGGAATCTGCTGGAAACAGGGTTCTGAGGAGTTCAGGGAAGGGGAGAAGTCGTAAGGCCAGCTGGCCAGAGGAAAAGGATAACTGGGGCAACATTTGTCATTAAGAGGATTTCTTCCCAAAGCCACATTTTTATTCCATGCTTGCAGATCCTCGTAATCCGAATAAATTCCAGAGACAGAAGGCTGAAGCAGGTCTGCACTATTGTAGATCCTACTATTggacaatttgcatttctcataGAGCTTAGTGGGGCCCAAGCTGGCCGGGGGATCAGCCAGATCAGTGGTCCCCCCAAAACCATAACTCTTGGAGAAGGATAAGCAACCATTTAGTGACCTCTGCTGGGGACTGTTAGAAATTAAAGGTCCACTGTAACTACCAGGCAATTGGACACCTTCTTGGAAAGACCAAGTTAAAGGTAAACTTTCCCGATTCTGTGTTTCACCTGGAAGACACTGGAAAGGAATATGAAAGGCTCATGTTAATAAGTGAAGCACGTTGACACAGCTACCACAGGCAGCCACAAGTTATTCTGTACAAGTAAGCGTTCCATCAGATTTTCCTCATTCCTGACATACTTGAAGCTCAAACAAGAGAGCAG
This is a stretch of genomic DNA from Elephas maximus indicus isolate mEleMax1 chromosome 1, mEleMax1 primary haplotype, whole genome shotgun sequence. It encodes these proteins:
- the GCM1 gene encoding chorion-specific transcription factor GCMa produces the protein MEPDDVDSEDKEILNWDINDMKLPQNVKKTDWFQEWPDSYAKHIYSSEDRSAQRHLSSWAMRNTNNHNSRILKKSCLGVVVCSRDCSAEEGRKVYLRPAICDKARQKQQRKRCPNCDGPLKLIPCRGHGGFPVTNFWRHDGPFIFFQSKGEHDHPKPETKVEAEARRAMKKVHTASSSASLKLKRGSETKCLPGETQNRESLPLTWSFQEGVQLPGSYSGPLISNSPQQRSLNGCLSFSKSYGFGGTTDLADPPASLGPTKLYEKCKLSNSRIYNSADLLQPSVSGIYSDYEDLQAWNKNVALGRNPLNDKCCPSYPFPLASWPYDFSPSLNSSEPCFQQIPVEPPAAKTSCHPLWPNPGGDLYEEKVHVDFNSYFPSTTYHSPQEDPFLLTYASHPHHQYSLPGKSSKWDFDEEMRCMGLEHCNNEMLLNLCPLR